The segment TTCTGAGGATCCCTGTGAACTCTCTTCCTCCTTAGATGATAAATTATCAAAGAATTCTTTTAGCGTTTGTGATTTTTTATTTTTCCATCGATCATCCTCTATCGATTCTTCTTCTGTTTCTATTCCTTTTTCTGGGGATAATGCAGGAATGTCTACAGGGTTTATTGACTCGATTACATCAGGTGACTCTTTTTCCGGCTCTTCCTTAATTTCAAATTGGAAAGTTTCACCCACTTGTTCTTCCACCTCTTCCTCATCTTCTTCGCGAGGAACTTCTGTCGGACCGTTTATGCCGTCAATTGCAATCGTGGAATATAATTTTAATTGATTTTGATCTGGTATTTCGTAATCAAAGGACGCAATATTTACCGTTACATCGTTTAAATCTGTTACACGATATGACGGTATTGAGATTTCCACTGGAAACTGATGAGAAAATGCTGCCCCGCCGTCCTCTGTATCTACTACACTTTCTATGAAACGGTTGGAATGAAAATCGTCAAAATCATTCGAGTAATGCTCTTCCTCTGTACTTTCCACTTTTTGGTATTCCCCACGTAACTCAATGACGCCTCTTATCGAAATATACTCATTAAAAGATTGAATGGATATTTCCGGATCTAATGAAATCCCTCTTATTTCTGCAACTTCCTGTCCCTTTTCAAAATAAAGGGATTCATTTAGCTCAAAGCTGAATACGGACTGATCGTTTGACAAATGACTTCCTCCTTTCAGGCAAAAAATATTCCATAAGCTTATATGTCTTAAGAATTATATGAGTTGAATTTAAGTGTTATGCTTATATAATGAAAAAAGCTATTCCGATATGAAATGGAATAGCTTTTATATTATTTAATTTTAGAAAACACGTTACGTACTGCTTGGATTGTTTTATCAATGTCTTGATCGGTATGTGCTGTTGACAGGAATAATCCTTCAAACTGAGATGGTGGCAGGAAAACACCTTCTTCAATCATACCCCTGTAGTATTGAGCAAAATAATCCAGGTTAGCTGTTTGTGCTGTCTCAAAATTAATAACGGGTTCATCTGTGAAGAAAACACCAACCATCGAACCTGCGCGATTAATGTGAAGTGGTATTTGAAAATCACTTGCAGCTTGTTTATAGCCTTCCATCAATTTATCGACTTTCTGGTTAATTTCCTGGTAGGAGGATTCACTTAGTGCCCGCAGTGTTTCATATCCTGCTGTCATAGCTAATGGGTTCCCGGATAATGTCCCAGCTTGATAAATGGACCCGGTTGGGGCAATATTTTCCATAATCTCGCGTTTACCTCCATATGCGCCCACTGGGAGGCCACCACCAATAACTTTTCCAAGACAGGTTAAATCGGGTGTTACACCAAAGTGACCCTGTGCACAATTATACCCTACACGAAAACCGGTCATTACTTCATCAAAAATTAATAACGTGTCATTATCTTCCGTGATTCTGCGTAAATCCTGCAGGAAATTCTCTTGTGGCGGAACAACGCCCATATTCCCTGAAACAGGTTCGACAATAACTGCAGCGATATCCTCACCATATTGTTCAAATACATAACGGACACTTTCAACATCATTATATGGTACTGTTATCGTATTTCTTGCAATGGATTCAGGGACGCCCGGACTATCAGGTAATCCTAACGTTGCGACACC is part of the Virgibacillus sp. NKC19-16 genome and harbors:
- the spoVID gene encoding stage VI sporulation protein D, with translation MSNDQSVFSFELNESLYFEKGQEVAEIRGISLDPEISIQSFNEYISIRGVIELRGEYQKVESTEEEHYSNDFDDFHSNRFIESVVDTEDGGAAFSHQFPVEISIPSYRVTDLNDVTVNIASFDYEIPDQNQLKLYSTIAIDGINGPTEVPREEDEEEVEEQVGETFQFEIKEEPEKESPDVIESINPVDIPALSPEKGIETEEESIEDDRWKNKKSQTLKEFFDNLSSKEEESSQGSSESTGESSLYDDAESYEVYESVDSRSESLEDVSYLAGMFRNTEEEQFTKMKLCIVQDKDTIETIAERYQISALQLIKQNQLDDEYTVSEGQLLYIPYNRK
- the hemL gene encoding glutamate-1-semialdehyde 2,1-aminomutase — protein: MKNFNNSVDAYKEAVDLMPGGVNSPVRAFKSVGMSPIFMEHGKGSQIVDIDGNEYIDYVLSWGPLILGHANARVVSKLQEAAAKGTSFGTSTIMENKLAELVVDRVPSIEMVRMVNSGTEATMSALRVARGYTGRDKILKFEGNYHGHGDSLLIKAGSGVATLGLPDSPGVPESIARNTITVPYNDVESVRYVFEQYGEDIAAVIVEPVSGNMGVVPPQENFLQDLRRITEDNDTLLIFDEVMTGFRVGYNCAQGHFGVTPDLTCLGKVIGGGLPVGAYGGKREIMENIAPTGSIYQAGTLSGNPLAMTAGYETLRALSESSYQEINQKVDKLMEGYKQAASDFQIPLHINRAGSMVGVFFTDEPVINFETAQTANLDYFAQYYRGMIEEGVFLPPSQFEGLFLSTAHTDQDIDKTIQAVRNVFSKIK